One genomic window of Desmospora activa DSM 45169 includes the following:
- the purN gene encoding phosphoribosylglycinamide formyltransferase codes for MMSIAVFASGSGSNFEALVERSRKQHWPQPISLLLCDKPQAKALERAERLRVPAVAFHPKEYKDKAAYEQDVLHCLQEHNIEWIMLAGYMRLVGPTLLEAYPWRILNIHPSLLPAFQGKDAVRQALEYGVRWTGVTVHWVDEGMDTGPILDQKPVLVEPHDTMETLQRKVQFVEHNLYPAVMYKLLTGRILPPDPSSMELKEEQQ; via the coding sequence ATTATGAGTATCGCTGTATTTGCTTCCGGCAGCGGCAGCAACTTTGAAGCTTTGGTGGAGCGCTCGCGCAAACAGCATTGGCCGCAACCGATTTCACTTTTGCTCTGTGATAAACCGCAGGCTAAAGCATTGGAACGGGCGGAGCGTTTGCGGGTTCCCGCCGTTGCCTTTCATCCAAAAGAGTATAAAGATAAAGCCGCTTATGAGCAGGATGTGCTTCATTGTTTGCAGGAACACAACATTGAGTGGATCATGTTAGCGGGATATATGCGACTGGTTGGCCCGACGTTGTTGGAGGCATACCCTTGGCGCATTCTCAATATCCATCCTTCACTCTTGCCCGCGTTTCAAGGAAAGGACGCGGTCCGACAAGCGTTGGAATACGGGGTTCGCTGGACTGGGGTGACGGTGCATTGGGTGGATGAAGGAATGGACACGGGTCCCATTCTCGATCAGAAGCCGGTATTGGTGGAGCCTCATGACACCATGGAAACGTTGCAACGAAAGGTGCAGTTTGTTGAACATAATCTTTATCCGGCAGTGATGTATAAGTTGTTGACCGGCCGTATCTTGCCGCCGGATCCATCGTCAATGGAACTGAAGGAGGAACAGCAGTGA